In Salvia miltiorrhiza cultivar Shanhuang (shh) chromosome 4, IMPLAD_Smil_shh, whole genome shotgun sequence, the DNA window attttgCCCCCCTAATTTTCGCCCTAAATGAAAGTTGCCCTAATTCTTGGCCCCTATTGTTATCAATTTAGTGTTACGTCTATATTTGTTTGTTTATTGtgaaagaaaatatattttggaATTGTTAGTATGCGCTAAAAGATTTTGTGCGCAAAGTAGTATATAATTTGCGCATAGATGGACTCATAGTATGCAAATTACATGCGCATAGTTGGACTCATTGTTTGATATTTGCATTGTTTTGGttgaattttaataattatttaccTGTTGTTACAGGGTCATCCTGTTTTTTTGAGAGCGGACACAATTAATTCAACGTGGGACGTTGGcacatattataaaataaagtatCTTAGCAAGGTAAAATCTGTTTTGAAGGAAAAAGGTGGTCAACAGTTATTAGATAGATTTATAGGGGGTTGTTTTGGACATTTTTTGGATTGGAATCCTGGTCCGAAATGTGCAATGGCCGTGCATCATGTGGTATCCCGCCAAATAAAATCAGATAATAATGATCTCTGTTTTAAATTGAATAATACTAAGGTTTATTTATCGAGGAGGGATTATGCTTTAGTGACCGGTCTTCAATTTGGTGATTTTAATTATGATATGTCACGTAATCATAATTTGGATGAAGTGGAAGTGTTTAGAAGATTTAGTTGTGGTCAGTCTCATGTGAAAGTGTCGTTTCTCGTTgatttttttgataattttaagattGATGATGAGGATGGGAGTTTGCACTTGAAGATTGCCTATATTATAGTCTTATATGGACTTCTCGTAGGCTATGAGACTGATAAAACTGTTGAGCATTGGGTTTGGGCATTAGTGGATGATCTCGATGCATTTAACCGATTTCCGTGGGGGGCGTATAGTTATAATTTGTTATGTCATCATGCCAGTAAAATTTTTACATCTAAGAAACAGTATAAATTTTATGAACCTGTGTGGGCATTGCATGTGTGGTCGCTTGAGGTAATGCCCGACTTAGGGCAGGTTGTCGGTAAATGTGTGGCGGAGTTTGCGCACCCCCGATGCTTAAAGTGGAAGTTTCGGAGTCGACCTTCTACAAAGGAGTTACACCCATTCTTCGAGAAAGAGGTACTTGgattttgttatttttggtgTTTTAGTTTTAATGTTATACTAATCTTTTGATAATTAATGTGTTTAGCATGTCATTTTGATAAAATGTTACACtgatctttttattttatttatttttaggagCAACAAATATTGGAGCTTCAACCAGATGAATTTGAACTGACGACCATGTACTACTTATCTACACTTGGATTTGATTTGGGTCAACCGGGTGAAGAAGATGATAACCAGGAGGAAGAGCCTCATCCATCCGGCTCTTTGAATGATATCCATAGGGCACGGCATGAAGAAACGCCTGAT includes these proteins:
- the LOC131021216 gene encoding uncharacterized protein LOC131021216 isoform X1, whose product is MDQPNEGHPVFLRADTINSTWDVGTYYKIKYLSKVKSVLKEKGGQQLLDRFIGGCFGHFLDWNPGPKCAMAVHHVVSRQIKSDNNDLCFKLNNTKVYLSRRDYALVTGLQFGDFNYDMSRNHNLDEVEVFRRFSCGQSHVKVSFLVDFFDNFKIDDEDGSLHLKIAYIIVLYGLLVGYETDKTVEHWVWALVDDLDAFNRFPWGAYSYNLLCHHASKIFTSKKQYKFYEPVWALHVWSLEVMPDLGQVVGKCVAEFAHPRCLKWKFRSRPSTKELHPFFEKEEQQILELQPDEFELTTMYYLSTLGFDLGQPGEEDDNQEEEPHPSGSLNDIHRARHEETPDLLFDAPIETHEVSALHDTPIGVEDIPWTGTDRRVRGSSSRDGSRGKAREKRVRQPTPSSSSSSGEQANRRVDREYIDNAVRRIDAANEARMQRHSDALHERVHLMCNGLIQRNMRCILLISGCTRYIHGRSVYITLRWIIPSIVSHKNLWLDLIGA